In Citrus sinensis cultivar Valencia sweet orange chromosome 4, DVS_A1.0, whole genome shotgun sequence, one DNA window encodes the following:
- the LOC107177673 gene encoding uncharacterized protein LOC107177673: MEFAVELTFDDPLKYLLRDSMEMLNDRDVTPLSIDKDYEPYLTLLVTRDGSRLHNLMPQSLPLQGSFPISFIQFVLSPRLDCCLLPLMSPELIQFHRNLFEKLVAEGLQISQEYHPGSWTPNCILAQTIPGDLLENAFRVARNLALPFTGRVEQIRFVRFPSRNILSTYNFWEEVPPPVINMDIAGGAGNLP, translated from the exons ATGGAATTTGCTGTGGAACTTACTTTTGATGATCCCCTTAAATACCTACTCCGTGATTCAATGGAAATGCTCAATGACCGTGACGTCACTCCTCTTTCTATCGATAAAGACTATGAACCTTACCTCACCCTTTTGGTCACCCGAGATGGTTCCAGGCTTCATAATCTCATGCCACAGTCTCTCCCTCTTCAAGGTAGTTTCCCAATTAGTTTCATTCAATTCGTTTTGTCTCCCAGATTGGACTGTTGCCTCCTTCCTCTCATGTCACCAGAACTAATACAATTCCATAGAAACTTGTTTGAGAAGCTTGTAGCAGAAGGTCTTCAAATTTCTCAGGAATACCACCCTGGATCTTGGACTCCGAATTGCATACTTGCCCAGACTATCCCCGGAGATCTTCTTGAAAATGCTTTCAGGGTAGCTCGTAACCTTGCCCTGCCATTCACTGGGAGAGTGGAGCAAATTCGTTTCGTGCGGTTTCCATCTCGCAATATACTATCCACTTACAACTTTTGGGAGGAAGTACCCCCACCCG TTATTAACATGGATATAGCTGGAGGTGCAGGAAACTTACCCTAG